In Fulvia fulva chromosome 8, complete sequence, the DNA window TCTATACTAAACGGTAGTATATCTCTACCTATTCTATTTCCTTacttatactatatcctactTACGCGGTCCGGATATATACTATCGCTAAGGATCGAGTTGAGCTAGTTCTAAAGTTCTAGGTTCTAAGGGTCTccggttagtaactcggcTAAGATAGAGGGCGTACGATATAGGTATTACTATCGCTAAGTAGCGGCGGTAAATCGTATACTTAAAGGTTATAGAGGAGGGCGTTAAGAGGCCTCGTCGGCGTTCTCTATTATCGCAAATTAATCGTACGGTCTAGTACTATCGTACTATCTCGGGCGGTCTCGGTATTATACGTAGAGGTTAGCTCTCTACTTATAAGAAGGCGTAACTAACTATTACGGGCGAGAGTACTATAATAGGGTCGGGcaaagatatatatagttacgcgagctatctaagagagcGCGAGAAGCGCGAGAAGATAAAGTCGCGCGAATCGAGCTAGCGGGtactagcggccgctagCGCGCGGGCGTACGGCCGACGATACTATATTACGAGGTAGTTCGTAAAAAGGGCTGTCTCGTaatataagcgctaagactTTACTATTCTTTACTCTCGGGAAAATAGACTCTTAGTATATAGTATTTTAAGGCACGTATTCGATAACGTATATATAGGCGAGCATTttagtatatatattactatatatagttaaGCACTTCGTTATTGCCTAATATACTGTTTTGTTTGAAACGTCGCGGTTTAACGCGACGATCGAGGAAGCCGAGTGTACTAGGTGTTTATACTAGCGTTCTACTAATTACGTCGCGCGAGTAGGTAAATATAAAGTACGTCCGTACTATATCTCTACCTTAGCGATATAGATAGCGGCACTTTTGATTAGTTAAAACTAATTTTGCATAGCGCCTATAAGTGGCCAGATTCTAGCGCTAGCGAATTTGTTTCTCCGACCCGTGCGATTCACTCTAAGTTTAAGGTACCTCCTACCTCCTAAGCTCGCTCCTTTGCTCGCAGAATGCTATGTACACACGGATAGCGCTCGGTAGTGCCTTCGCTCGTCTTTGAGGCAGGCCTCTGCCTCTCTTCAGCATTTTATAGACGCAAAGCCCCTGTGATGGTCGACTTTGATGGTTTCGAGGAACCGGAAGGACAGAAATGAGTTATAGCCAACGCAAAAGCGTAAGCATCATCCAATGCCAGCGAACCACCCGCTGCAAAGGCTCCTCCATGAGCATGGGCTGCATCGCCAGCAAAGGTGACTCGTCCATTTCCGTGTATCCAAGTGTCAAGACTCGAAGCAAATGTATTCGGGTAGAGCTTCGTATACGGCGAAGCATCGATCATCTGCCGGATCGCAGGGTGCCAGTCCTTATAGTAATCCTTGAGGATCTGGAGATTACCTTCTGAGTTCCACGACGCATCTCTGAATGGTGCATCACTTTTAGCAGGATCGCTTTAATTCCCACCGACAATCGTGAACAAGTCTTTGCCTAGTCTCGAAGCGAAAAATGTTCGGTCTGGACCCCACCAGTGGCACGCCTCGTCAAGGACACCATCGATATGCTCGACAAGCTTTGCGTCGAACACTGAGCGGAAAGCTCCCCAGCCTGTCCACTTGGGCGCCGAGTGGGGGACGAAGGATCGTCGGACTGCTGAGCGTATGCCATCGGCCCCGAGGAGGATGTCGGCCGACACTGTTGAGCCGTCGTCGAAGGAAATTGTCAGGTCGTCTGTGTTCATGGCTTCGCACACGGAGGCGAAAGCCTTGCCCAAATGTATATGTGCCGTATCGACGTGGGCCAGAAGTGCTTGCTGCAAATGTGCTCGATAGAATCTTGAAGTTCGATGTCGGTACTCGATCTCTCCGTGGTGCTTGTCAACAGATACCACTTCGTTCGTCTTCCAGTGTCTGCGAATGGTTCAGTTTGAGCCTCGACTCTCCCTGACGGTGCCCAACGTACCGGTATATTATGGGATATCCAGAGCTTTTTCGAAAAGCAACCTCATCGTCAAGTGCTTCCAGTACACCAAGTTTCTCTAGCGTTCTCATGCCATTGGGTCCCAAAGCTATACTTGCACCAATCTCTTGCAGCTGTGTCGCTCTCTCATAGATCTGTACATCGACACCCTCGTGTTTCTTGAGAGCTATTGCCACAGCTAGACCGGCAACGCCTGCCCCGACCACTAGTATGCGTAGTTTGTCGGATTCTACCATTATGGGAATCTGTATCGAATGCCGAGTCGATTGATGCAATACAGAAGACGTTCAGATAAGTACCACGAGAGATCCAAGCTTCCCAAGCGGCAAGTCAAGAGCTATAAATAGCTCACCCTAGACTCCGGCCAAACTCTGGGTACTGCCAAGTGATTCACAGGTGATGATATAGCGTACGCAAAGCACGCAATCGGGCTGTATCCACCAGAAGCTACACTGAAGCCTCGAAAGCTTCGAGTGGGCAAGCATTTATATGCTGAGCTTCGCGTGGTAGATAGCCGGGTCAGACATGTGGTCGCCACGCCAGCAGCTCATCCAATGCAAGCTGATATGTAAGAGACCCTCTTGCTCCACGATTAGATCACTGCTTACGGTGATCATTCGCTTTAGTTTTGGTCTCTCGCGACGAGGCAATGCTGGGGTTGCATGAGGTGATAGTGAAAAGTCTTGCAGAGCGATGTCCTCCGTGAGCCAGGTATGCGCGGTATGTAGTCACAGACCGATGGTCATTGTGAACATCGATTTCTTGCGCCTCCAAGCCCAGAACCTGCCCTGCGCATCTCTAACCACACCACAAGAGAAATGGCGAAGAGCGAACACAAGACCACAGTCCTAGGCTGGGACGATAACTCTCCAGATCGAGCAGCCTCAACCTCCAACACCCCAAAACTCCCCGAAAAGTTCGCAGACGAAAAGCCACAAACTCTTCTCCAAGATCAACGTCGACGACCCATCACCAGCCGAAGCGACCAGAATCCGCAACAAATGTGTCCGCTGAATCCTACCATTCCTGTGCATCGAGTACCACCTGATGTACGTCGACAAACAGACCTTGGGATCCTCCGCCATCCTGGGAATCGTGGAAGACGCCAATCTCAACAGCAGCCAGTATAATTGGTCGTCGTCTATCTTCTACCTCGGGTACCTCCTGGCCGAATGCCCGCAGAACTGGGCTTTGCAGCGTTTTCCTGTCGGACGATGGCTCGTGATGAACTTGGTCATCTGGGGCGCTATACTGCTGTTGCATATTCCATGTGACAGCTTTGCATCCTTGTTCGTGGTTAGGTTCTTGCTTGGTGTGGCGGAGGCTTGTATTGTGCCAGCTTTCTTGCTAGTGCTGTCGATGTTCTTCACTTATGATGAGCAGGCGGTTCTAATGCCGCGCATGTGGGCGATTGGCAATTCGAGCCCAATCACATCTGGTCTGCTGTCGTATGGTATGCTCTTCATCGACACCGGATCTTTCAGTCCGTGGAAGTTGTTCATGATCATTACTGGCGGATTGACAGTCCTTTTTGGTCTCGCGGTCTGGCTGTGGCTGCCCGACAGTCCTCTCAATGCTCACTTTCTCACGCTGGAAGAGCGTGCGCAAGCCGTGCTCCGTATCAAGAGTAACCACTCTGGCATCGAGCAGAAATGCTTCAAACGGTACCATTTCATCGAAGCATTGAAGGACCCGAAGACTTGGATGTTCTTTCTGCACGCCTGGAGTCAGGAGATGGCAAATGGAGTCACCAACCAATACTCGCTCATCATTAAGTCTTTCGGGTTCTCTACACTCCAGACCACGCTGCTCGGATGCATCAATGGGGTGACAGCGTTCGTCTCCCTCAGTACTGCTGCTATCATCTTGGCCAAAACTACGAACAGTCGTGCATGGGTTTCGAGCGCAGCTTACGTACCTGCTGTTGTGTCGTGTATACTTCTGCTACCACTTCCGTGGAGCGCTCGTTGGGCAATGCTTGTGGCAATCTGGATACGCTCCACAGCTGGCATACCTTATGTTGTAGTCATGATCTGGGGAGCGAACTGCTCCGCGGGACATACCAAGAAGACGACGGTGATAGTTCTGTACCATGTCGGCTATGGACTCGGCAATATCTTGTCACCGCAGCTTTTCCAGCCGCAGTACAAGCCACGCTATTGTGTGACGTGGGGAGTCATTTTGGGTATTGCTTGCGTCTTTCCGATGCTACTTGTGTTGTTCCTGAGATGGTACCTCTTGAAGGAAAACGAGCGCAGAGATAGGCTGGAGGAGCAAGGTGTGATCACCGAGGTTGGCGTTGTCCAACACACTGAAGATGGCACGACCTCCGAGGAAGTGGTTGACGCACGTATGCTGGAACTGACAGATCGGGAGAACCTCGCGTTCAGATATGTGCTGTAGGCAAAACACTACCATGTGCAATACACTGCAGACCATTACAATAGTGCAATGAACTCAAGATTTTCCCGCTTTCATTTCGGTCCAAGTCCAGAGCTACCGGCACCTCCGTCCTTCACGAATTTGGTGATGCCTTCCTTGCAAGCACGCTCACTGTAGCTTTCCCAGGCGTCATAGAGACTAACCATCTCCTGTGTCGAGTCGACAATGGCATTCATGTCTACCTTGCTCTCAGCAAGCCACTCCACCAGCTTACTGAGCTTCGGACCTGCTTGCTTGAGGCCACTGAAGCCGCCAAGGAAAGCCTGTTGCGCAGCGCTAGAGCTCATCGTGGGAGAGAAGCTGGGCCCAGAGCTCGACATTGGCGATCCTGAAGTAGGAGATTGCATATTCGTTGAGCCATGTGTGGAGTGTGCGGCGAGCCCAGCTGGCTGGCCTGCCGGACGGAGGACTACTGCAAGGAATATGGCAGTGATAGCCAAGACATGAGGAGCATAAAGCAGCGCAAGATCTGTATTGTAGCTATCGTTGATGATCGAATGTGCCAGTTGCACTTCTTCGCTGCTGAGACCAAACAGTGGAGCTAGATCTGACAATGATCGATAAGGGTGATGGCAGATCAAGCGCGAAGACAAAGTCGAGATGAGCGCGAATTCACACTCACCGATTTTGCTACTTTCGGAGACTCCCAATTCTGGCCACTGACGTGCTGCTTCGCCGAGCATGAGACGGATGTGCTGTGGCGTCTCTTCCATCTTGCAGGCCAGGTAGACAGCAGTTGCCATGATAAGGTAAGGGTTTGTCTTCCGCATCTCAACCCGCAGGTAGAAGCGTTTCATGTAAGCTTGCGCAGTCGCCAAAGCTTGTTGGCGTAGACTCATACGTCGCGCCAATTTGGTCAACTGTTGTTGGAAGTAGATATTCATGTGTCGACGGTCCGGAAGAGGGTACTTGTTGTACAG includes these proteins:
- a CDS encoding 6-hydroxynicotinate 3-monooxygenase; the encoded protein is MVESDKLRILVVGAGVAGLAVAIALKKHEGVDVQIYERATQLQEIGASIALGPNGMRTLEKLGVLEALDDEVAFRKSSGYPIIYRHWKTNEVVSVDKHHGEIEYRHRTSRFYRAHLQQALLAHVDTAHIHLGKAFASVCEAMNTDDLTISFDDGSTVSADILLGADGIRSAVRRSFVPHSAPKWTGWGAFRSVFDAKLVEHIDGVLDEACHWWGPDRTFFASRLGKDLFTIVDASWNSEGNLQILKDYYKDWHPAIRQMIDASPYTKLYPNTFASSLDTWIHGNGRVTFAGDAAHAHGGAFAAGGSLALDDAYAFALAITHFCPSGSSKPSKSTITGALRL
- a CDS encoding RNA polymerase II holoenzyme cyclin-like subunit is translated as MAANYWDSTQAKFWTFSKNELADLRQDLEKINQPLYNKYPLPDRRHMNIYFQQQLTKLARRMSLRQQALATAQAYMKRFYLRVEMRKTNPYLIMATAVYLACKMEETPQHIRLMLGEAARQWPELGVSESSKIGECEFALISTLSSRLICHHPYRSLSDLAPLFGLSSEEVQLAHSIINDSYNTDLALLYAPHVLAITAIFLAVVLRPAGQPAGLAAHSTHGSTNMQSPTSGSPMSSSGPSFSPTMSSSAAQQAFLGGFSGLKQAGPKLSKLVEWLAESKVDMNAIVDSTQEMVSLYDAWESYSERACKEGITKFVKDGGAGSSGLGPK